In a single window of the Acetivibrio clariflavus DSM 19732 genome:
- a CDS encoding glycosidase encodes MAAKFVTKLTGSDKHSYRELFHRNPNNPILSSKNWPYAANTVFNPAATMYKGKVLLLARVEDRRGFSHLTKAVSEDGITNWIIDEKPTLEADPENFPEEKWGIEDPRITWVEELGKYAVVYTAYSKGGPLVSMALTEDFEKFEKLGSIMPPEDKDAALFPRKINGKWLLIHRPITAHHGPRAHIWISRSDDLKYWGEHQILIDARQGGWWDANKVGLCTPPLETPEGWLILYHGVRQTAAGAIYRLGLALLDLECPWRVTRRSDEWVFGPREVYEREGDVDDVVFPCGWVHDEKTGEIKMYYGAADTCIAMATTNIKDLLEYIKKCPEPVMDEEL; translated from the coding sequence ATGGCTGCAAAATTTGTAACAAAGCTCACTGGTTCCGACAAACATTCCTACAGGGAGCTTTTTCACAGGAATCCTAACAATCCGATTCTTTCATCAAAAAATTGGCCCTATGCGGCAAATACCGTATTCAATCCTGCTGCAACCATGTACAAGGGCAAGGTATTGCTTTTGGCAAGGGTTGAGGATAGAAGAGGTTTTTCACATCTTACAAAAGCCGTCAGCGAGGATGGTATAACTAATTGGATAATAGATGAAAAGCCTACTCTTGAGGCTGATCCGGAAAACTTTCCTGAAGAGAAATGGGGAATTGAAGATCCGAGAATTACCTGGGTGGAAGAGCTCGGTAAATATGCGGTGGTATATACTGCCTATTCAAAAGGCGGACCTCTGGTTTCAATGGCATTGACTGAAGACTTTGAAAAATTTGAAAAACTCGGATCAATAATGCCGCCGGAGGACAAGGATGCGGCGTTATTCCCAAGAAAGATTAACGGTAAATGGCTGCTTATACACAGACCTATTACAGCGCATCATGGTCCGAGAGCGCATATATGGATATCGAGATCCGATGACCTTAAATATTGGGGAGAACACCAAATACTGATCGATGCCCGCCAGGGCGGTTGGTGGGATGCCAATAAAGTGGGATTGTGTACTCCACCGCTTGAAACTCCCGAAGGTTGGCTAATATTATATCATGGTGTCAGGCAGACAGCTGCCGGTGCAATATACAGGCTTGGCCTTGCTCTTTTGGACCTGGAATGTCCTTGGAGAGTAACTCGCAGGAGTGATGAATGGGTATTTGGTCCCCGCGAGGTTTATGAAAGAGAAGGCGACGTGGACGATGTGGTATTCCCCTGCGGTTGGGTTCATGATGAAAAAACAGGGGAAATCAAAATGTATTATGGCGCTGCGGATACCTGTATTGCTATGGCAACTACTAATATCAAGGACTTGCTGGAATACATCAAAAAGTGTCCGGAACCTGTAATGGACGAAGAACTCTAA
- a CDS encoding sugar phosphate nucleotidyltransferase, with amino-acid sequence MKALFLAGGFGTRLKPITNDLPKPMVPIMGKPLLERNIENLKKHGIDEIVLSTCYKPYKIENHFKDGKKFGVKINYITEDMPLGTAGAIKNAESFFDDTFLVFNADILSDIDISDMIRFHKEKQALATIAVTKVDNPSAYGVIEHDENGFITAFKEKPKPHESNSNLINAGVYIFEPQLLDYIPTGRAVSIERETYPLLLQKGFKIAVYNKCSYWLDLGTPEKYLKAHRDILEGNIHVGEHDFNRSKQYISKSARIHHSVKILGSVYIGENVEISSFAVIGPGTVLCDNSSVGVNAKVIGSVVWDNVHVGDGASVVNSVVMSNCRIDKNKKELNCVLTGSLSHPIAV; translated from the coding sequence ATGAAGGCATTATTTTTAGCAGGTGGTTTTGGAACACGATTAAAACCGATTACAAACGACTTGCCTAAGCCAATGGTGCCGATTATGGGCAAGCCTCTGCTTGAAAGAAATATTGAAAATCTAAAAAAGCACGGTATTGATGAAATTGTATTGAGTACATGCTATAAACCCTATAAAATTGAAAATCATTTTAAAGACGGGAAAAAATTTGGCGTAAAAATAAATTATATTACTGAAGATATGCCGTTGGGCACGGCAGGAGCAATTAAAAATGCGGAAAGCTTTTTTGACGACACCTTCCTGGTGTTTAATGCAGATATATTGAGTGATATTGATATTTCCGATATGATACGTTTCCATAAAGAAAAGCAAGCGTTGGCGACAATTGCGGTAACTAAAGTTGATAATCCTTCAGCCTATGGGGTAATTGAGCATGATGAAAACGGATTTATTACCGCATTTAAGGAAAAGCCAAAGCCACATGAAAGCAATTCCAATTTGATTAATGCGGGTGTTTATATTTTTGAACCTCAGTTATTGGACTATATACCTACCGGAAGGGCAGTTTCTATAGAAAGAGAAACCTATCCGCTGCTTCTTCAAAAGGGATTTAAAATAGCAGTTTATAACAAATGCTCTTACTGGCTCGACTTGGGTACACCGGAAAAGTATCTCAAGGCTCACAGGGATATCCTTGAAGGAAATATACATGTGGGTGAGCATGACTTTAACAGGAGTAAGCAATACATCAGCAAGTCGGCAAGGATACACCACAGTGTAAAAATATTAGGATCTGTATATATAGGTGAAAACGTGGAAATCAGTTCCTTTGCCGTTATAGGTCCTGGTACTGTATTGTGTGATAATTCCTCGGTGGGTGTGAATGCTAAGGTAATAGGAAGCGTAGTTTGGGACAATGTTCATGTTGGAGACGGAGCATCGGTTGTAAATTCAGTGGTTATGTCCAATTGCAGGATCGACAAAAACAAAAAAGAATTAAACTGTGTTTTGACAGGCAGCTTAAGTCATCCGATTGCGGTATAA
- a CDS encoding glycosyltransferase family 4 protein — MVSNRPRNIAFLSTYPPRECGLATFTQDLVRELDNVGVLNKPKVIAVSNDNYSYSDRVIMELKQHERESYIETANTINSSDIELLVIEHEYGIFGGDSGEYILDLVENLQIPFIVTLHTVLPSPLEKQKEILEVLGQKSAKVVTMAKNTKPILEKVYNIDPSKIEVIHHGVPYRILESREKLKEKHGLSGKSVVSTFGLLSPGKGLEYGIEAIAMVAKKHKDIVYLILGQTHPCVKKESGEVYREKLMALVNDLGISEHVRFVDKYLTKDEIIHYLQLSDIYMTPYLGKDQAVSGTLAYAVGYGRVIVSTPYSYAKEMLAEGRGLLAEFNDARSLAEQIEYVLENPDAKEEMERKTLSVGRTMMWGNVANHYTKLFIDTLEEQKLAGSQVV, encoded by the coding sequence ATGGTTTCAAATAGACCGCGAAATATTGCGTTTTTAAGTACGTACCCTCCAAGGGAATGCGGACTGGCAACCTTTACCCAGGACCTTGTCAGGGAACTTGATAATGTGGGAGTTCTGAATAAACCGAAGGTTATAGCTGTTAGCAATGACAATTACAGTTACAGCGACAGAGTTATAATGGAACTTAAGCAGCACGAAAGGGAAAGCTATATTGAAACTGCAAATACCATTAATAGCTCTGATATAGAGCTTCTTGTGATAGAGCATGAATACGGTATATTTGGAGGAGATTCGGGCGAATATATACTTGATCTTGTAGAAAATCTGCAAATACCTTTTATAGTCACACTTCATACAGTGCTTCCAAGTCCTCTGGAAAAGCAAAAGGAAATATTGGAGGTGCTTGGACAGAAAAGCGCAAAGGTTGTTACCATGGCAAAAAATACAAAACCCATACTTGAGAAGGTTTACAATATAGATCCTTCAAAGATAGAAGTTATACATCATGGTGTACCCTACAGGATTTTAGAGTCAAGAGAAAAACTGAAAGAAAAGCATGGTCTTTCGGGGAAGAGCGTAGTTAGTACTTTTGGTCTTTTAAGTCCGGGAAAAGGTTTGGAATATGGAATTGAAGCCATTGCAATGGTGGCGAAAAAACATAAGGACATTGTTTACCTGATTTTAGGCCAAACTCACCCGTGTGTAAAGAAAGAGTCGGGTGAAGTGTACAGAGAAAAACTGATGGCATTGGTAAACGACTTGGGAATCAGCGAACATGTAAGGTTTGTGGATAAATACCTTACAAAGGATGAAATTATACACTATCTCCAGCTATCGGATATTTACATGACACCTTATCTTGGAAAAGATCAGGCGGTCAGCGGTACTTTAGCATATGCAGTGGGATATGGAAGGGTTATAGTATCTACTCCATACAGCTATGCAAAGGAAATGCTGGCAGAAGGAAGAGGACTTTTAGCCGAATTTAATGATGCCCGTTCGCTGGCTGAGCAGATAGAATATGTTTTGGAGAATCCCGATGCAAAAGAAGAAATGGAAAGGAAGACCTTGAGTGTTGGCAGGACAATGATGTGGGGAAATGTTGCTAACCATTATACAAAGCTCTTTATAGATACACTGGAAGAACAGAAACTTGCCGGCAGCCAGGTGGTATAA
- a CDS encoding glycosyl transferase: MVSSCFKGALKDDHIFRMTDDTGMLQHSKCSIPDPNFGYTTDDNARALIMALMLYERYKDKKYLDLVYRYSSFLLNAQNEKGKFKNFMSYDRKWLEDEGSEDCFGRCIWALCFAISNEYTPLGIKHGFSYILEKAMPHISNLYAVRAKAYSIIGLAHLDGEEPKSLIYETARSLCCKYEEHRDGDWKWFEDIVAYCNNVLPWSLISAYRITKERKFLDVAEESLEFLERVTFKNGYFKPVGCKGWFLKGESPAEYDEQTVEACEAVLTYCEAYEATGDKRYLQKAKRSHAWYECANSKGIRLIDSETGGCYDGLTHDGVNLNMGAESLVSYIISYLKISDIDI, translated from the coding sequence ATGGTAAGCTCTTGTTTCAAAGGAGCTTTGAAGGATGACCACATCTTCCGGATGACTGACGATACCGGAATGCTGCAGCACTCAAAATGTTCTATTCCGGATCCAAACTTCGGATATACTACTGATGACAATGCCAGAGCATTAATTATGGCACTGATGCTCTATGAAAGATACAAAGATAAAAAATATCTTGACCTTGTTTACCGTTATTCTTCCTTTTTGCTAAATGCACAGAATGAAAAGGGCAAGTTTAAAAATTTCATGAGTTACGACAGGAAATGGCTTGAGGACGAGGGCTCAGAGGACTGTTTCGGCAGATGTATTTGGGCACTGTGCTTTGCCATTTCCAACGAGTATACACCTTTGGGAATAAAACATGGTTTTTCGTATATATTGGAAAAAGCCATGCCTCATATATCAAATCTTTATGCAGTGAGAGCAAAGGCATATTCAATTATTGGCCTTGCCCATCTTGATGGAGAAGAGCCAAAAAGTCTCATTTATGAAACTGCCCGCTCTCTTTGTTGCAAATATGAGGAACACAGGGATGGGGACTGGAAATGGTTTGAGGATATTGTGGCCTACTGCAATAACGTTCTTCCATGGTCCCTTATATCGGCTTACAGGATTACTAAAGAAAGAAAATTCCTTGATGTAGCCGAGGAAAGCTTGGAATTTCTTGAGAGAGTGACTTTTAAGAATGGATACTTCAAACCGGTGGGATGTAAAGGATGGTTTTTAAAGGGAGAATCCCCGGCGGAATATGACGAACAGACAGTGGAAGCTTGTGAAGCGGTTTTGACTTACTGTGAAGCCTATGAGGCGACAGGGGATAAGAGATACCTGCAAAAGGCAAAGAGAAGCCATGCATGGTATGAATGTGCCAATTCAAAGGGAATCAGGCTGATTGATAGTGAAACTGGAGGATGTTACGATGGCCTGACCCATGACGGAGTAAATTTAAACATGGGAGCAGAAAGCCTTGTTTCATATATAATATCATATTTAAAAATATCGGATATTGATATATGA
- a CDS encoding type I phosphomannose isomerase catalytic subunit, whose translation MLYPYKMMPIYKDYIWGGHNLRKLGKPAPEGKVAESWELSAISGSESIIANGPLQGKTLTEVIKKYGKSVLGEKFASDKTNSTLPVLLKFIDAGDRISIQVHPDDEYALKHEQGKMGKTEMWYIIDAEPDATVIHGFLENYDKEKIRQAILDEKHEGLYREFKVKKGDVVFIPAGTVHALNGGVVIAEIQQHSDLTYRLFDYNRTDAAGKKRPLHINKALDVLDYNSRKALFNGISIPGEKAKVKYLAISDYFCVRHIESKGMPIEMNTTDESFTAFMFIEGEAEIISNGEKVHVGALETVFIPAFMGSFILDGNFTALQIFIPDSVYEEYNYLSEMGFSHNDIINGVAGAENLYASLKTTA comes from the coding sequence ATGCTGTATCCGTATAAAATGATGCCTATATATAAGGACTACATTTGGGGAGGACATAATTTAAGGAAACTTGGAAAACCTGCGCCGGAGGGAAAGGTGGCAGAAAGCTGGGAACTGTCGGCTATATCGGGAAGTGAAAGTATTATAGCCAATGGCCCGTTACAGGGAAAAACTTTGACAGAAGTGATAAAAAAGTATGGCAAGTCGGTGCTTGGAGAAAAATTTGCATCGGATAAGACTAATTCAACACTGCCGGTGCTCTTGAAATTCATAGATGCCGGCGACAGGATTTCCATACAGGTTCACCCCGATGATGAGTATGCTTTAAAGCATGAGCAAGGTAAAATGGGGAAGACCGAAATGTGGTATATTATTGATGCGGAACCTGACGCAACAGTTATTCACGGCTTTCTTGAAAACTATGACAAGGAAAAGATTCGTCAGGCTATTTTGGATGAGAAACATGAAGGTTTATATAGAGAGTTCAAAGTAAAAAAAGGTGATGTAGTCTTTATTCCGGCAGGTACAGTACATGCTTTAAACGGAGGAGTAGTTATAGCAGAAATCCAGCAGCATTCGGATCTTACGTATAGGCTGTTTGACTATAACAGAACTGATGCTGCAGGAAAGAAAAGACCTCTTCACATAAATAAAGCTCTGGATGTACTTGACTATAACAGCCGTAAAGCTTTATTCAATGGAATTTCTATACCTGGCGAGAAAGCAAAGGTAAAGTATTTGGCTATCAGTGATTATTTCTGTGTCAGGCACATTGAGAGTAAAGGTATGCCCATTGAGATGAATACTACTGACGAATCCTTTACAGCTTTCATGTTTATAGAAGGAGAGGCGGAAATTATATCAAACGGTGAAAAAGTGCATGTCGGTGCTCTTGAAACCGTATTTATTCCTGCTTTTATGGGAAGTTTTATACTTGATGGGAACTTTACCGCTCTCCAGATTTTCATACCCGATTCGGTTTATGAGGAATATAACTATTTATCGGAAATGGGCTTTTCGCATAATGACATAATAAACGGCGTTGCAGGAGCCGAGAACCTTTATGCTTCACTTAAGACAACGGCTTAA
- a CDS encoding 50S ribosomal protein L25 translates to MTVLLNATERKEKAKKVRCSGYVPGSMYGPGLEKNIEIQIKENEINKFLKSHSIGAKTKIKVNGTEQLCVVKDIQYDAVSNKPIHIEFYASSEDRLVRSKVPIKFKGNENLSNRNLVLNILKDEIELQGKLKDLPEFIEVDVSSLDDGSIITMRDIALPEGVRLLSREDETAASVTVASTLVS, encoded by the coding sequence ATGACTGTATTACTGAATGCAACAGAAAGAAAAGAAAAGGCGAAAAAGGTAAGATGCTCAGGTTATGTTCCCGGTAGTATGTATGGCCCAGGGTTAGAAAAAAATATTGAAATTCAGATTAAAGAGAATGAAATAAACAAATTTTTAAAGAGCCATTCTATCGGGGCAAAGACAAAAATAAAGGTCAATGGAACTGAACAATTGTGTGTTGTTAAGGATATTCAGTATGATGCTGTAAGTAATAAACCTATCCATATTGAGTTTTATGCTTCTTCTGAGGATCGTTTGGTAAGGTCAAAGGTGCCTATTAAGTTTAAAGGCAATGAAAATCTTTCAAACAGAAATCTTGTTTTAAATATATTAAAAGATGAGATTGAGCTTCAGGGAAAATTGAAAGACTTGCCGGAATTTATCGAGGTGGATGTTTCCTCGTTAGATGACGGAAGCATAATTACAATGCGTGATATTGCCCTGCCTGAAGGCGTTAGACTGTTGTCCAGGGAAGATGAGACAGCAGCCAGTGTAACAGTGGCTTCAACATTAGTTTCTTAG
- a CDS encoding SDR family oxidoreductase, giving the protein MKNVVITGSTRGLGLEMAKEFLKEGCNVTISGSKPESFNKAKDELKDFEDRFIYVTCNVRNMDEIKNLWQKSVEKWGKVDIWINNAGQNCPYEFFYDTSDEYVDTVIDTNIKGVIYGSKVAAENMLKQGYGQIWNMEGLGSDGRIVEKTLLYASSKAAITYFTKGLAKELKNSPVKIGRLSPGMMLTDLMVKTSTGEPSSVNQDAQFKKIFNILGERPETVAKFLVPRILSNTKQDAHIVWLTNFKAMRKFITAPFRKREDLLK; this is encoded by the coding sequence ATGAAAAATGTAGTGATAACGGGAAGCACTCGTGGATTAGGCTTAGAGATGGCTAAAGAGTTTTTGAAGGAAGGTTGCAATGTAACTATTTCCGGTTCAAAACCTGAATCCTTTAATAAAGCGAAAGATGAGCTAAAGGATTTTGAAGACCGCTTTATTTATGTAACATGTAACGTAAGAAATATGGATGAAATAAAAAATCTATGGCAAAAGTCGGTTGAAAAGTGGGGAAAAGTAGATATATGGATAAATAATGCAGGACAGAATTGTCCTTATGAATTTTTTTATGATACATCGGATGAGTATGTTGATACTGTTATCGACACAAATATAAAGGGTGTTATTTACGGATCTAAGGTTGCTGCTGAGAATATGCTGAAACAGGGGTATGGACAGATTTGGAATATGGAAGGTTTAGGCTCGGATGGCAGGATTGTTGAGAAAACTCTTTTATATGCATCTTCAAAAGCAGCTATTACTTATTTCACTAAAGGACTTGCAAAAGAACTGAAGAACTCTCCTGTAAAGATTGGCAGGTTGTCACCCGGTATGATGCTTACAGATCTAATGGTAAAAACATCTACTGGGGAACCTTCGTCAGTTAATCAGGATGCTCAATTTAAAAAGATTTTTAATATTCTTGGGGAAAGGCCTGAAACAGTTGCAAAGTTCCTTGTTCCAAGAATACTTAGTAATACAAAACAGGATGCGCATATAGTATGGCTCACAAATTTTAAGGCAATGAGGAAATTTATAACGGCTCCTTTTAGAAAGAGGGAGGATTTGTTGAAGTAA
- a CDS encoding helix-turn-helix transcriptional regulator, which translates to MSQVGNAIKMYILLQARGKMKLSEIAKALEVDERQVRRYRDCLEQAGIYIEADRGKYGGYKLQNDNLMLGLNISKQEQYSLQLVEKYLTDSNHIAAKDISSLLAKINLISCKKEKEQIDFCNYMSKETISNINLDVERKKFLDIHAAVLSRNKIKMDYNSLNSGKYKRIVRPYHTLQYKQDLYVVGFCELKKEIRDFKISRIEDYEILDEKFPKDESFDPEKFMENCFGIYKGKEYNIKLKIMYPMSHIIKEKIWVKNQVITECEDNSIIFKAKMRGLEEIKTWILGMGSNVIVLEPSEIIEEVKNEIKEMKKLYMCNDMS; encoded by the coding sequence ATGAGCCAGGTTGGAAATGCAATTAAAATGTATATCTTATTACAGGCCAGAGGCAAAATGAAGTTGAGTGAAATTGCAAAAGCTCTTGAAGTTGACGAAAGACAAGTACGAAGATATCGCGATTGCTTAGAACAAGCAGGAATATATATTGAAGCTGATAGAGGAAAGTATGGGGGATATAAATTACAGAACGATAATTTAATGTTAGGTCTTAACATTTCTAAACAAGAGCAATATTCACTTCAACTTGTTGAAAAATATCTTACTGATTCAAATCATATTGCAGCAAAAGACATTTCAAGCCTTTTAGCTAAGATCAATTTAATAAGCTGCAAAAAAGAAAAAGAGCAAATTGATTTTTGCAATTACATGTCAAAGGAGACTATTTCAAATATTAATTTAGATGTAGAGAGAAAAAAGTTTTTGGATATACATGCTGCAGTACTTTCAAGAAACAAGATCAAAATGGATTACAATTCTTTAAATTCCGGTAAATATAAAAGAATAGTTCGCCCTTATCATACATTGCAGTATAAACAGGATTTATATGTGGTTGGTTTTTGCGAATTGAAGAAAGAGATTCGTGATTTTAAGATTTCCAGAATTGAGGATTATGAAATACTAGATGAGAAATTTCCTAAAGATGAAAGCTTTGATCCTGAAAAGTTTATGGAGAACTGTTTTGGTATTTATAAAGGAAAGGAATATAATATTAAGCTTAAAATAATGTACCCAATGTCGCATATTATTAAGGAAAAGATTTGGGTTAAAAACCAAGTCATAACCGAATGTGAGGATAACTCTATAATTTTTAAGGCAAAGATGAGAGGTCTTGAGGAGATAAAAACCTGGATTTTAGGTATGGGATCTAATGTGATTGTTTTAGAACCTAGTGAAATTATAGAAGAAGTAAAAAATGAAATAAAGGAAATGAAAAAATTGTATATGTGCAACGATATGTCCTGA
- a CDS encoding IS110 family transposase, translating to MNFRPIAGIDVGKFFSEMAILSPSNEVVARMKIRHDSSTDVERAVELLKKTEKDFDSRPFIVMESTGHYHKILFHSLCKAGFEVSVTNPIQTDSIKNIGIRKVKNDKVDARKIALLYRFQELKSTNIPNENIECLRSLCRQYYKLNDELTAYKNRLTGIVDQLMLNFKDVFSNIFSKAAIAVLEEYPTPAHILKANRNKLISLIQKKSRKSLKWSTAKYELLVSKARDFAPLSIHNASNVAMLGVYISMIKTLEENLEKVLKSIRLLIAEDMAKDMPMLALTLELLQSLPGIGLLSAATILAEIGDFSAFSKPSKLVAYFGVDPSVMQSGEFIGTRNKMSKRGSRLLRRVLFTIALANIRSKRDKTACNHVLLEFYQQKCRSKPKKVALGAVMRKLVCIIFAVLRDRKPYQLRSPQEHAQMLAAKHTAA from the coding sequence ATGAATTTCAGACCCATTGCAGGCATTGATGTGGGTAAATTCTTCAGTGAGATGGCGATTCTTTCTCCATCTAATGAAGTAGTTGCCCGCATGAAGATTCGCCATGATTCCAGTACTGACGTTGAAAGAGCCGTTGAATTGCTGAAAAAAACGGAAAAGGACTTTGATTCAAGGCCTTTCATCGTCATGGAATCCACCGGGCACTATCACAAAATCCTTTTCCATTCACTTTGTAAAGCTGGATTTGAGGTTTCCGTTACAAACCCCATCCAGACTGATTCTATCAAAAATATTGGAATCAGAAAAGTGAAAAATGATAAAGTGGATGCCCGGAAAATTGCCCTGCTATATAGATTTCAGGAACTTAAGTCAACCAACATCCCCAATGAGAATATTGAGTGCCTCAGAAGCTTATGCCGCCAGTACTACAAACTGAATGATGAGCTTACTGCTTACAAAAATAGGCTTACCGGTATTGTTGACCAACTCATGCTTAACTTCAAGGATGTCTTCTCCAATATATTCTCAAAGGCTGCTATAGCTGTCCTGGAGGAGTATCCTACTCCTGCTCATATTCTTAAGGCTAACAGGAACAAGCTGATTTCACTGATTCAGAAGAAATCCCGCAAAAGCCTTAAATGGTCAACTGCCAAGTATGAGCTTCTGGTCTCCAAGGCCAGAGATTTTGCACCTCTGAGCATTCATAATGCCTCAAATGTTGCCATGCTGGGCGTATATATCTCCATGATCAAAACCTTGGAAGAAAACCTGGAGAAAGTCCTTAAGTCCATTCGTCTACTGATTGCTGAAGATATGGCGAAGGATATGCCCATGCTGGCATTGACGCTTGAGCTTTTGCAGAGCCTGCCAGGTATAGGCCTTCTCTCTGCTGCCACTATTCTTGCGGAGATTGGAGACTTTTCTGCCTTCTCAAAGCCAAGCAAATTAGTTGCCTATTTCGGCGTTGACCCCTCTGTCATGCAGTCCGGAGAATTTATCGGCACACGTAACAAGATGTCCAAGCGAGGATCAAGGCTGCTTCGTAGGGTGCTTTTTACAATTGCTCTTGCCAATATCCGCTCCAAGCGGGATAAGACAGCTTGCAATCATGTGTTGCTGGAGTTTTATCAACAGAAGTGCCGGAGCAAACCTAAAAAGGTAGCTTTGGGAGCTGTCATGCGTAAGCTTGTTTGTATCATCTTTGCTGTTCTAAGGGATAGGAAACCTTACCAGTTACGCAGTCCCCAGGAACACGCTCAAATGCTTGCAGCAAAGCATACAGCAGCTTGA
- a CDS encoding RNA polymerase sigma factor: MDIVDLVERAKKGDKEALIQLIMQKKEEYYRLAYVYTGNKEDSLDALQEMIVILFDNIKKLRDADAFYSWSKTILVNECKRILRKRKREVPVEEKGEDSYIENYHGKEISYDISACLKKLNSYQQEAIKLRYFLDMDYATIAKMTGASEGTVKSRIFNGLAKLKGLIGGEY, from the coding sequence ATGGATATTGTCGACTTAGTGGAAAGAGCTAAAAAAGGTGATAAAGAAGCGCTAATACAGCTTATTATGCAAAAGAAAGAAGAATATTACCGATTAGCTTATGTATATACCGGAAATAAGGAAGATTCTCTCGATGCTTTGCAAGAGATGATAGTCATTCTGTTCGATAATATAAAGAAGCTAAGAGATGCTGATGCCTTTTACAGTTGGAGCAAGACGATTTTGGTTAATGAGTGCAAAAGAATCCTTAGGAAAAGGAAAAGGGAAGTACCTGTGGAGGAAAAAGGAGAAGATAGTTATATCGAAAACTATCATGGGAAAGAAATTAGCTATGATATATCTGCATGTCTGAAAAAGCTCAATAGCTATCAGCAGGAAGCAATTAAACTCAGATATTTTTTGGATATGGACTATGCCACTATAGCAAAAATGACCGGTGCTTCTGAAGGGACAGTAAAATCCAGGATTTTTAATGGCTTGGCTAAATTGAAAGGATTAATTGGAGGTGAATACTGA